The Inquilinus sp. Marseille-Q2685 genome has a window encoding:
- the hutG gene encoding N-formylglutamate deformylase yields MDAFRLHRGTAPLLLSIPHVGTGVPEAIWARLTPEGQLLRDTDWHLDRLYDYAEGLGVSIIQAVQSRYVIDLNRPTDDQSLYPGQATTGLCSTIDFDGRPLYRPGEEPDAAEIAGRVNTVWKPYHAALESELERIKAQHGYALLYDAHSIRSQVPRLFDGLLPDLNLGSNAGATAAPALKERIAEICRTAEGFTHVVDGRFKGGYITRHYGQPERNVHALQMELAQRHYMDEDPPFAYQGERARPLQAVLRRVLEAMLEWKPA; encoded by the coding sequence ATGGACGCCTTCCGCCTGCATCGCGGCACCGCGCCGCTGTTGCTGAGCATCCCGCATGTCGGCACCGGCGTGCCGGAGGCGATCTGGGCCAGGCTCACGCCGGAAGGGCAGCTGCTGCGCGACACCGACTGGCATCTCGACCGGCTCTACGACTACGCCGAGGGCCTCGGCGTCAGCATCATCCAGGCGGTGCAGTCGCGCTACGTCATCGACCTGAACCGCCCCACGGACGACCAGAGCCTGTATCCCGGCCAGGCCACCACCGGCTTGTGCTCGACCATCGATTTCGACGGCCGGCCGCTATACCGACCGGGCGAGGAGCCGGATGCGGCGGAGATCGCCGGCCGGGTGAACACGGTGTGGAAGCCGTACCACGCCGCTTTGGAGTCGGAGCTGGAGCGCATCAAGGCGCAGCACGGCTACGCCCTGCTCTACGACGCGCATTCGATCCGCTCGCAGGTGCCACGACTGTTCGACGGCCTCCTGCCCGACCTGAATCTCGGCAGCAACGCCGGCGCCACGGCGGCGCCGGCCTTGAAGGAGCGGATCGCGGAGATCTGCCGCACGGCCGAGGGCTTCACCCATGTCGTCGACGGCCGATTCAAGGGCGGCTACATCACCCGCCACTACGGACAGCCGGAGCGGAACGTGCACGCGCTGCAGATGGAGCTGGCCCAGCGCCACTACATGGATGAGGATCCGCCCTTCGCGTACCAGGGGGAGCGGGCCAGGCCGCTGCAGGCGGTGCTGCGCCGGGTGCTGGAAGCGATGCTGGAGTGGAAGCCCGCCTGA
- a CDS encoding aminoglycoside phosphotransferase family protein, translated as MSSALSPIELWLDRWELEPDGDAIERNGAHVAFVRRGDTRMVLKVLKPNSDEMLGPMMLAHYRGRSAVRVLGHEQNAVLLERALPGTELTEIVLAGRDDEAVRILCGVMADLHQDDPPPGRWPTVEDWGRAFARYRAGEPHPEIPADLLDRAEAEYRDLCASQGRRYLLHGDLHHENVLDGGDRGWLVIDPKGVIGELTYETGAGLRNPGDAEELYNDPRRIARRVRIIAETLGLPEQRILRWSFAQSVLSALWHVEDGDGDEAVAAAITTATAMHTLLAV; from the coding sequence ATGAGCAGCGCGCTGTCGCCGATCGAGCTGTGGCTCGACCGCTGGGAGCTGGAGCCCGACGGCGACGCGATCGAGCGCAACGGCGCCCATGTCGCCTTCGTCCGCCGCGGCGACACCCGGATGGTGCTGAAGGTGCTCAAGCCGAATAGCGACGAGATGCTGGGCCCGATGATGCTGGCGCATTACCGGGGCCGTAGCGCCGTCCGTGTGCTGGGGCATGAGCAGAACGCCGTACTGCTGGAGCGGGCGCTGCCGGGGACGGAGCTGACCGAGATCGTGCTGGCCGGCCGCGACGACGAAGCCGTCCGCATCCTGTGCGGCGTGATGGCCGACCTGCACCAGGACGACCCGCCGCCCGGCCGCTGGCCGACGGTGGAGGATTGGGGCCGCGCCTTCGCCCGCTATCGGGCCGGCGAGCCGCATCCGGAGATACCGGCCGACCTGCTCGACCGAGCCGAGGCCGAGTATCGGGATCTCTGCGCCAGCCAGGGCCGGCGCTACCTGCTGCATGGCGACCTGCACCATGAGAACGTGCTGGACGGCGGCGACCGCGGCTGGCTGGTGATCGATCCCAAGGGCGTGATCGGCGAGCTGACCTACGAGACCGGCGCCGGCCTGCGCAATCCGGGCGACGCCGAGGAGCTGTACAACGATCCCCGCCGCATCGCCCGCCGGGTGCGGATCATCGCCGAGACGCTGGGCCTGCCGGAGCAGCGCATCCTGCGCTGGTCCTTCGCCCAGTCCGTCCTCTCCGCCCTCTGGCACGTCGAGGACGGGGACGGCGACGAGGCTGTCGCGGCGGCGATCACGACCGCCACGGCGATGCACACCCTGCTGGCGGTCTGA
- a CDS encoding zinc-binding dehydrogenase, which yields MSPPDEALATAHGVSAGFVFHHTDATRLGLIAGLCDAEILTVVVDRELSLGELEAALGHVASGHARGKVLLRLA from the coding sequence GTGTCGCCGCCGGATGAGGCGCTGGCGACGGCGCATGGCGTCTCGGCCGGGTTCGTGTTCCACCACACCGATGCCACCCGCCTCGGCCTGATCGCCGGGCTGTGCGATGCCGAAATACTGACGGTGGTTGTGGATCGCGAATTGTCGTTGGGAGAGCTGGAGGCGGCGCTCGGGCATGTCGCGTCCGGCCATGCCCGCGGAAAGGTCCTGCTCCGCCTGGCCTGA
- a CDS encoding NADP-dependent oxidoreductase translates to MKAARIRAYGDLGGAVVEDVPVPEVGPHEVLIRVVAASINPLDIKLIGGGLDAYFPLAFPYSLGTDLAGTVERAGALAARWRPGDTVIARADPVRGGAFAEFAVVPATRVAAAPAGLPLAVAAGLPTAAGTAWQALFETACLSAGQTVLIHAAAGGVGSAAVQLARCAGARVVATASAANADLVRRLGASHVIDYRTEDFTAMVRDVDVVLDIIGGDTQQHSLRRAAARREAGQHRVAAG, encoded by the coding sequence ATGAAGGCGGCACGTATCCGGGCCTATGGTGATCTCGGCGGCGCCGTGGTCGAGGACGTGCCGGTGCCGGAGGTCGGCCCCCATGAGGTGCTGATCCGGGTGGTGGCGGCCAGCATCAACCCGCTGGACATCAAGCTGATCGGCGGCGGCCTCGACGCCTACTTCCCGTTGGCCTTCCCCTATTCGCTGGGAACCGATCTCGCCGGTACGGTCGAACGGGCCGGCGCGCTGGCGGCCCGCTGGCGACCGGGCGACACGGTCATCGCCCGGGCGGACCCGGTGCGCGGCGGCGCCTTCGCCGAATTCGCCGTCGTGCCGGCAACCCGTGTCGCGGCGGCGCCGGCCGGCCTGCCGCTCGCCGTGGCGGCGGGCTTGCCCACGGCGGCGGGCACCGCCTGGCAGGCGCTGTTCGAAACCGCCTGCCTGTCGGCGGGGCAGACCGTTCTGATCCATGCCGCCGCCGGCGGCGTCGGCAGTGCCGCTGTACAGCTGGCGCGGTGTGCCGGCGCCAGGGTCGTCGCCACCGCATCTGCCGCCAATGCCGACCTCGTCCGCCGGCTCGGTGCGAGCCATGTCATCGATTACCGGACCGAGGATTTCACGGCGATGGTCCGCGATGTCGATGTCGTGCTCGACATTATCGGCGGTGACACCCAGCAGCACTCTTTACGCCGTGCTGCGGCCAGGCGGGAGGCTGGTCAGCATCGTGTCGCCGCCGGATGA
- a CDS encoding ester cyclase produces the protein MNQSQSSLAAGLTTSEQHAVETFYRAFAHHDPDLLDQAVTPDWLDIPPAPGQGPGPEGLKPMIRAFLQAFPDLDVTIEDIFGHDGRVGVRALITGTHRGKWFGIAPTGRPVRLALHEFHHLRNGKISHTWHLEDWFGMLQQVGAWPPALAAAEAGR, from the coding sequence ATGAACCAATCCCAGAGCAGCCTGGCCGCCGGGCTGACGACGTCGGAGCAGCACGCGGTCGAGACCTTCTATCGCGCCTTCGCTCATCATGACCCCGACCTGCTGGACCAAGCCGTCACCCCGGACTGGCTGGACATTCCGCCGGCGCCGGGCCAGGGGCCTGGGCCGGAGGGGCTGAAGCCGATGATCCGGGCCTTCCTGCAGGCCTTTCCCGATCTCGACGTCACGATCGAGGATATCTTCGGTCATGATGGCCGGGTCGGTGTGCGGGCGCTGATCACCGGCACTCATCGCGGCAAGTGGTTCGGTATCGCCCCGACCGGCCGGCCGGTGAGGCTGGCGCTGCATGAGTTCCACCATCTCAGGAACGGCAAGATCAGCCACACCTGGCATCTCGAGGACTGGTTCGGGATGCTGCAGCAGGTCGGCGCCTGGCCGCCGGCCCTGGCTGCGGCGGAGGCCGGGCGATGA
- a CDS encoding LysR family transcriptional regulator, with the protein MDLHGIDLNLLVAFDALMAERSVTRAGARIGRTQPAMSAALARLRALLRDELFVRGPYGLQPTPRALDLAQPLSDALAQIQQTLDFTQEFDPASSAATFTLGLSDHPAFSLLPRLAPVLQETAPGITLRVRSFTARDDAIGMLDAGEADATIGVPAAPAGRILSRPLFEERFVCVLRRGHPAAGRPLDLDRFLALSHLLVSPENDQFGMVDAELAKKKLKRRLGLTLPQMYAAPAVVARSDLIATLMRGVVASSGHADALCLLDPPLDLPPVPFVLSWHRRNDAHPAQHWFRDFVAAQAGA; encoded by the coding sequence ATGGATCTTCATGGTATCGACCTGAACCTTCTGGTCGCTTTCGACGCCTTGATGGCGGAGCGCAGCGTCACCCGCGCCGGCGCCCGGATCGGCCGGACCCAGCCGGCGATGAGCGCCGCCCTGGCACGGCTTCGCGCTCTGTTGCGGGACGAGCTGTTCGTGCGCGGTCCGTATGGCCTGCAACCGACGCCCCGCGCGCTCGATCTTGCGCAGCCTTTGTCCGATGCCCTGGCGCAGATCCAGCAGACGCTGGACTTCACTCAGGAATTCGATCCGGCCTCATCCGCGGCGACCTTCACCCTCGGCCTGTCGGACCACCCGGCCTTCTCGCTGCTGCCGCGCCTGGCACCGGTGCTGCAAGAGACTGCGCCCGGCATCACGCTGCGGGTGCGCAGCTTCACGGCACGGGACGATGCGATCGGCATGCTGGATGCCGGTGAAGCCGATGCGACGATCGGCGTGCCGGCGGCACCGGCCGGCCGCATCCTGTCCCGCCCGCTGTTCGAGGAGCGGTTCGTCTGCGTGCTGCGCCGCGGCCATCCCGCGGCCGGCCGGCCGCTCGACCTCGACCGTTTCCTGGCGCTGTCGCACCTGCTGGTGTCGCCCGAGAATGATCAGTTCGGCATGGTGGATGCCGAGCTGGCGAAGAAGAAGCTCAAGCGCCGGCTCGGCTTGACCTTGCCGCAGATGTATGCCGCCCCGGCCGTGGTGGCCCGGTCCGATCTGATCGCGACATTGATGCGGGGCGTGGTCGCGTCCTCCGGCCATGCCGACGCCCTCTGCCTGCTGGACCCGCCGCTCGACCTTCCGCCGGTGCCCTTCGTGCTGTCCTGGCACCGCCGCAACGACGCCCATCCGGCCCAGCACTGGTTCCGCGATTTCGTGGCGGCACAGGCGGGGGCCTGA
- a CDS encoding cyclase family protein, which translates to MPKLIDISIPLENDVPADPPFQKVSITYRAHDETAREIGFVFPGLRPDQLPEGKGWAEERVAISTHNGTHLDAPWHYHPTMDGGKRAITIDEVPLDWCFQPGVKLDFRHLPDGHIVTPDEIDAELERIGHTLKPLEIVLVNTSAGARYGQADYVDRGCGMGRDATLHLLRQGVRVTGTDGWSWDAPFSHTARRFKETGDASLIWEGHKAGRDIGYCHLEKLHNLEALPATGFTVSCFPVKIRAASAGWTRAVAILPD; encoded by the coding sequence ATGCCCAAGCTCATCGACATCTCGATCCCGCTCGAGAACGACGTTCCGGCCGACCCACCGTTCCAGAAGGTCTCGATCACCTATCGCGCCCATGACGAGACGGCGCGTGAGATCGGCTTCGTATTCCCGGGCCTGCGGCCGGACCAGCTGCCGGAGGGCAAGGGCTGGGCGGAGGAACGGGTCGCCATCTCCACCCACAACGGCACCCATCTCGACGCCCCCTGGCACTACCATCCGACGATGGACGGCGGGAAGCGCGCCATCACCATCGACGAGGTGCCGCTGGACTGGTGCTTCCAGCCGGGCGTGAAGCTGGACTTCCGGCACCTGCCCGACGGCCACATCGTGACGCCGGACGAGATCGACGCGGAGCTGGAACGGATCGGCCACACGCTGAAGCCGCTGGAGATCGTGCTGGTCAACACCAGCGCCGGCGCCCGCTACGGCCAAGCCGACTATGTCGACCGGGGCTGCGGCATGGGCCGAGACGCGACGCTGCACCTGCTGCGCCAGGGTGTGCGCGTGACCGGCACCGACGGCTGGAGCTGGGACGCGCCGTTCAGCCACACGGCGCGGCGGTTCAAGGAGACGGGCGACGCCTCGCTGATCTGGGAGGGCCACAAGGCCGGCCGCGACATTGGCTACTGCCATCTGGAGAAGCTGCACAACCTGGAGGCGCTGCCCGCCACCGGCTTCACCGTCAGCTGCTTCCCGGTGAAGATACGCGCTGCTTCGGCGGGCTGGACGCGGGCGGTGGCGATCCTGCCGGACTAG
- a CDS encoding DUF2218 domain-containing protein, with product MPSSEARVPTEHASKYLQQLCKHFGHRIPATFDAEKGHLTFEMGTTTLAAEPHLLLLRNESPDAAGLARLQEVVASHLVRFAFREELRIDWRPV from the coding sequence ATGCCGAGCTCCGAAGCCCGCGTTCCCACCGAGCACGCCAGCAAGTACCTGCAGCAGCTGTGCAAGCATTTCGGCCACAGGATCCCGGCGACCTTCGACGCCGAAAAGGGGCACCTCACCTTCGAGATGGGCACCACGACCCTGGCGGCCGAGCCGCATCTGCTGTTGCTGCGCAACGAGTCGCCGGACGCCGCCGGGCTGGCCCGGCTGCAGGAGGTCGTCGCCTCGCATCTCGTCCGCTTCGCCTTCCGCGAGGAGCTCAGGATCGACTGGCGACCGGTGTAG
- the trmFO gene encoding methylenetetrahydrofolate--tRNA-(uracil(54)-C(5))-methyltransferase (FADH(2)-oxidizing) TrmFO — MSTPAPVHVIGAGLAGSEAAWQLVSAGVPVVLHEMRPVRGTEAHQTDGFAELVCSNSFRSDDAMYNAVGLLHEEMRRCGSLIMRHADAHKVPAGGALAVDRDGFSAGVTADLTNHPLVTVKRGEIAGLPPEAWDSVIVATGPLTSPALAEAVRGLTGEAELAFFDAIAPIVHRDSIDFGTAWFQSRYDKPGPGGTGKDYINCPMSKEEYEAFIRELLAAPKTEFKDWEKDTPYFDGCLPIEVMAERGPDTLRWGPMKPVGLTNPHSDRRPWAVVQLRQDNALGTLFNMVGFQTKMKYAEQVRVFRMIPGLQDAEFARLGGLHRNTFINSPRVLDPALRLKAMPRLRFAGQVTGVEGYVESAAIGLLAGRMAAAERLGLAIVPPPVTTALGALLNHITGGGEVETFQPMNVNFGLFPPPEIPERQPGQKKVKGRDRKSLYSERALADLDLWLGRRAAA; from the coding sequence ATGAGCACGCCCGCCCCCGTCCATGTCATCGGCGCCGGCTTGGCCGGCAGCGAAGCGGCCTGGCAGCTGGTCTCGGCCGGGGTGCCGGTGGTGCTGCACGAGATGCGGCCGGTACGCGGCACCGAGGCGCACCAGACCGACGGCTTCGCCGAGCTGGTCTGCTCCAACTCCTTCCGCTCCGACGACGCGATGTACAATGCGGTCGGCCTGCTGCACGAGGAGATGCGGCGCTGCGGATCGCTGATCATGCGCCATGCCGACGCCCACAAGGTGCCGGCCGGCGGCGCGCTGGCGGTCGACCGCGACGGCTTCTCCGCCGGCGTCACCGCCGATCTCACGAACCATCCGCTGGTCACGGTGAAGCGCGGCGAGATCGCCGGCCTGCCGCCGGAGGCGTGGGACAGCGTGATCGTCGCCACCGGCCCCCTCACCTCCCCGGCCCTGGCCGAGGCGGTGCGCGGCCTGACCGGCGAGGCCGAGCTGGCCTTCTTCGACGCCATCGCGCCGATCGTCCACCGCGACAGCATCGACTTCGGCACGGCCTGGTTCCAGTCGCGCTACGACAAGCCCGGCCCGGGCGGCACCGGCAAGGACTACATCAACTGCCCGATGTCGAAGGAGGAGTACGAGGCCTTCATCCGCGAGCTGCTGGCCGCGCCGAAGACCGAGTTCAAGGACTGGGAGAAGGACACGCCCTATTTCGACGGCTGCCTGCCGATCGAGGTGATGGCCGAGCGGGGCCCGGATACGCTGCGCTGGGGCCCGATGAAGCCGGTCGGCCTGACCAACCCGCACAGCGACCGCCGGCCCTGGGCCGTGGTCCAGCTGCGCCAGGACAATGCGCTGGGCACGCTGTTCAACATGGTCGGCTTCCAGACCAAGATGAAATATGCCGAGCAGGTGCGGGTGTTCCGCATGATCCCGGGCCTGCAGGATGCCGAGTTCGCACGGCTGGGCGGGCTGCACCGCAACACCTTCATCAACAGCCCGCGGGTGCTGGACCCGGCGCTGCGGCTGAAGGCGATGCCGCGGCTGCGCTTCGCCGGCCAGGTCACCGGCGTCGAGGGCTATGTCGAGAGCGCCGCGATCGGCCTGCTGGCCGGCCGGATGGCGGCGGCGGAGCGGCTGGGCCTGGCCATCGTGCCGCCGCCCGTGACCACGGCGCTGGGCGCGCTGCTGAACCACATCACCGGCGGCGGCGAGGTCGAGACCTTCCAGCCGATGAACGTCAATTTCGGCCTGTTCCCGCCGCCGGAGATTCCCGAGCGACAGCCCGGCCAGAAGAAGGTGAAGGGCCGCGACCGCAAGAGCCTGTACAGCGAGCGCGCCCTGGCCGATCTCGACCTCTGGCTCGGCCGGCGCGCGGCGGCCTGA
- a CDS encoding response regulator, whose product MSTSAAARPEAQPHVLLVEDDLEISRMLQGVLSDSGFIVSTATAAAEMDAVLGQTEIDLVVLDIMLPGEDGLSICRRLRAASTIPIIMVTARGDAVDRIVGLEIGADDYLPKPFDSRELVARIRALLRRAQGGNGGRMRPLRFAGWRIDPASRQLHDPDGVKVAMTSVEFDLLAALCRHPGQVLSRDQLIELTHSGLASPVQRSIDVHVSRIRQKIEPDPDNPRFIKTVRLGGYMFTERVEPA is encoded by the coding sequence ATGTCGACCTCCGCAGCGGCACGTCCGGAGGCACAGCCGCATGTGCTGCTCGTGGAGGACGATCTCGAGATCTCCCGGATGCTGCAGGGCGTCCTTTCGGACAGCGGCTTCATCGTCTCCACCGCAACCGCCGCGGCCGAGATGGACGCGGTGCTAGGCCAGACCGAGATCGACCTCGTGGTGCTCGACATCATGCTGCCGGGCGAGGACGGGCTCAGCATCTGCCGCCGGCTGCGGGCCGCTTCGACCATCCCGATCATCATGGTGACGGCCCGCGGCGACGCAGTCGACCGCATCGTCGGGCTGGAGATCGGGGCCGACGACTACCTGCCCAAGCCGTTCGATTCCCGCGAGCTGGTGGCGCGCATCCGGGCGCTGCTGCGGCGCGCGCAGGGCGGGAACGGCGGCCGCATGCGCCCGCTGCGCTTCGCCGGATGGCGGATCGACCCGGCGTCGCGGCAGTTGCACGACCCCGACGGGGTCAAGGTCGCCATGACCAGCGTCGAGTTCGACCTGCTGGCGGCCTTGTGCCGGCACCCCGGCCAGGTGCTGTCGCGCGACCAGCTGATCGAGCTGACGCATAGCGGCCTGGCCAGCCCGGTCCAGCGCAGCATCGACGTCCATGTCAGCCGCATCCGGCAGAAGATCGAGCCCGATCCCGACAACCCGCGCTTCATCAAGACGGTGCGCCTCGGCGGCTACATGTTCACCGAGCGGGTCGAGCCGGCCTGA
- a CDS encoding ATP-binding protein, whose protein sequence is MRFLSRLIPRSIVSQITGLVAISMLLGIGLTGTVLFLFFREPDARDGVILSAAAIAKITQIVQSADTPDEANGILDVARRAGADVIRMPSGEFAAQSEDGPTSILSELIAYQLKTLWGIEARGANLPSGAGHGLVVRVDDRFVLLFPTPTWAGLWRFILKPTVLIIVTMIVFVLFLSMYAVRWIIAPLSALGAAAESFGRSPDEDRLVDRRGPREIGQLAGALNDMRTRIRALIDDRTRMLAAISHDLRTPLTRLRLRAERVDDPGLREGILHEVVRISDMLDETLEYLRPGIREERMSRVDLSSLLQTVCTEFGDVGHGVAYAGPPRLAWVCRPNALTRAVSNVVNNAVQHGSAVRVSLRAGEGGAAEIEVADDGPGIPPPLREKVFDPFFKGDDTRSVASGRGFGLGLSIARDVVRGHGGSIELLDHVPRGLLVRMSLPPGPAISLNIT, encoded by the coding sequence ATGCGCTTCCTCTCTCGCCTGATCCCGCGCAGCATCGTCAGCCAGATCACCGGACTCGTCGCGATCTCGATGCTGCTCGGCATCGGGCTGACCGGCACGGTCCTGTTCCTGTTCTTCAGGGAGCCCGATGCGCGGGACGGGGTCATTCTTTCGGCAGCTGCAATCGCCAAGATCACCCAGATCGTCCAGAGCGCCGACACCCCGGACGAGGCCAACGGGATCCTCGATGTCGCCCGGCGTGCCGGCGCCGATGTCATCCGAATGCCGTCAGGGGAATTCGCCGCCCAGTCTGAAGACGGGCCGACGTCGATCCTGTCGGAGCTGATCGCCTATCAGCTGAAGACCCTTTGGGGCATCGAGGCACGCGGTGCCAACCTTCCTTCCGGTGCCGGCCATGGTCTCGTCGTGCGGGTCGACGATCGGTTCGTCCTGCTGTTCCCGACGCCGACCTGGGCCGGCCTGTGGAGATTCATCCTCAAGCCCACGGTCCTGATCATCGTCACGATGATCGTGTTCGTGCTGTTCCTGTCGATGTATGCGGTGCGCTGGATCATCGCGCCGCTGTCGGCGCTGGGGGCGGCGGCCGAATCCTTCGGGCGCTCGCCCGACGAAGACCGCCTGGTCGACCGCCGAGGACCGCGGGAGATTGGCCAGCTCGCCGGTGCCCTCAACGACATGCGCACCCGCATCCGGGCTCTGATCGACGACCGCACCCGCATGCTCGCCGCGATCAGCCACGACCTGCGGACGCCGCTGACCCGCCTGCGGCTTCGCGCCGAGCGGGTCGACGACCCGGGGCTGCGGGAGGGTATCCTGCATGAGGTCGTGCGGATCAGCGACATGCTCGACGAGACGCTGGAGTATCTGCGGCCCGGCATCCGCGAAGAGCGCATGTCTCGGGTCGACCTGTCGAGCCTGCTGCAGACGGTCTGCACCGAATTCGGCGATGTCGGCCACGGCGTCGCCTATGCCGGGCCGCCGCGCCTGGCCTGGGTCTGCCGGCCCAACGCGCTGACCCGTGCCGTCAGCAATGTGGTGAACAACGCCGTTCAGCATGGGTCGGCGGTGCGGGTCAGCCTGCGGGCCGGCGAGGGCGGCGCGGCGGAGATCGAGGTGGCGGACGATGGTCCAGGCATTCCGCCGCCGCTGCGCGAGAAGGTCTTCGATCCGTTCTTCAAGGGCGACGACACCCGCTCTGTGGCTTCGGGCCGGGGCTTCGGGCTGGGCCTTTCGATCGCCCGCGACGTCGTCCGTGGCCACGGCGGCAGCATCGAACTGCTCGATCACGTGCCGCGTGGCCTCCTCGTCCGGATGTCGCTGCCTCCGGGGCCGGCAATATCTCTTAACATAACTTAA
- a CDS encoding MipA/OmpV family protein, whose translation MVLAATSGRAEAQDAIIVPEENTPAPEAVRPDGDWTFVLGAGARVGPSYEGSDKFSVTPGPFVAINWRDRVFLDMERGIGVNIVRTDALRLGLSVGFAPGRDEDDEDHLRGLGDIDAAARGHLFGSYSFGMWQVGIDVAKDFGGSEGLQIRPGVSVKMPLSDTWTLSSGISATWADDDYMQTFFGVSPAQSRKSGLEHFDAGSGFKSVDFQIGLRWAFSENWFAMANVGVGVLLGDAADSPITESEVQPSVGLAVGYRF comes from the coding sequence ATGGTCCTTGCAGCGACCAGCGGGCGCGCGGAGGCCCAGGACGCGATCATCGTGCCGGAGGAGAACACTCCCGCGCCGGAAGCCGTCCGTCCCGATGGGGATTGGACCTTCGTGCTCGGCGCCGGCGCGCGGGTCGGGCCCAGCTACGAAGGTTCGGACAAGTTCTCGGTCACGCCGGGGCCCTTCGTCGCGATCAACTGGCGGGACCGGGTCTTCCTCGACATGGAGCGGGGGATCGGCGTCAACATCGTGCGCACCGACGCACTCCGGCTGGGCCTGTCGGTCGGTTTCGCCCCGGGCCGGGACGAAGATGACGAGGATCATCTGAGGGGCCTGGGCGACATCGACGCGGCTGCGCGCGGCCATCTCTTCGGATCCTATTCCTTCGGCATGTGGCAGGTCGGCATCGACGTCGCCAAGGATTTCGGCGGCAGCGAAGGTCTGCAGATTCGGCCCGGCGTGTCGGTGAAGATGCCGCTGTCCGACACCTGGACGTTGTCGTCCGGCATCTCTGCCACCTGGGCCGACGACGACTACATGCAGACCTTCTTCGGCGTCTCGCCGGCGCAGTCCCGGAAATCGGGGCTGGAGCACTTCGACGCCGGATCCGGGTTCAAGAGCGTCGACTTCCAGATCGGCCTCAGATGGGCGTTCTCCGAGAACTGGTTCGCCATGGCGAATGTGGGCGTGGGCGTCCTCCTCGGCGACGCGGCGGACAGCCCGATCACCGAGAGCGAGGTGCAACCCTCGGTCGGGCTGGCGGTCGGCTATCGCTTCTGA
- a CDS encoding aldo/keto reductase has protein sequence MSDTLSLDHYRLLGRSGLRVSPLALGAMTFGTDWGWGADEPEARRIFDTYVDRGGNFIDTANQYTDGSSERLVGKFAADRRDRLVIATKYTLPLRAGDPNAGGNHRKSLVRSVESSLQRMQTDYIDLLYLHAWDFTTPVEEILRAMDDVVRAGKVLYVAISDAPAWQVARMQTIADLRGWSPLIALQIEYSLIERTVERDLIPMARELGLGVIPWSPLASGVLTGKYSRADLGIGGGNAEAAGTRKNVAAANGALTERGLTIAEEVKAVAAEIGRTPAQVALAWTLLNPTVTAPIIGARTVAQLEDNLGALDVVLSDGQRARLEAASAVDLGFPHEFLARPMTRNVMFGDVRIALRR, from the coding sequence ATGAGCGACACGCTGTCCCTCGATCACTATCGGCTGCTCGGCCGGTCCGGCCTCCGGGTCTCGCCGCTTGCGCTCGGCGCCATGACCTTTGGCACCGACTGGGGCTGGGGCGCCGACGAGCCGGAGGCGCGGCGGATCTTCGACACCTATGTCGACCGCGGCGGCAACTTCATCGACACCGCCAACCAGTACACCGACGGCAGCTCCGAACGCCTGGTCGGCAAGTTCGCGGCCGACCGGCGCGATCGGCTAGTGATCGCCACCAAATACACGCTGCCGCTGCGCGCCGGCGACCCGAATGCCGGCGGCAACCACCGCAAGAGCCTGGTCCGCTCGGTCGAGAGCAGCCTGCAGCGGATGCAGACGGACTACATCGACCTGCTCTATCTGCACGCCTGGGATTTCACCACCCCGGTCGAGGAGATCCTGCGCGCCATGGACGACGTCGTCCGCGCCGGCAAGGTGCTGTATGTCGCGATCTCCGACGCGCCGGCCTGGCAGGTGGCACGGATGCAGACCATCGCCGACCTGCGCGGCTGGTCGCCGCTGATCGCACTGCAGATCGAATACAGCCTGATCGAACGAACGGTGGAGCGCGACCTGATCCCGATGGCGCGCGAGCTGGGCCTCGGGGTGATCCCCTGGTCGCCGCTGGCCAGCGGCGTGCTGACCGGCAAGTACAGCCGGGCCGATCTGGGCATCGGCGGCGGCAATGCGGAGGCCGCGGGGACGCGCAAGAACGTTGCCGCCGCCAATGGCGCCCTGACCGAGCGGGGTCTGACTATCGCCGAGGAGGTGAAGGCGGTAGCGGCCGAGATCGGCCGGACCCCGGCCCAGGTGGCCCTGGCCTGGACCCTGCTGAACCCCACCGTGACCGCGCCGATCATCGGCGCGCGGACAGTGGCGCAGCTGGAGGACAATCTCGGCGCCCTCGACGTCGTGCTCTCGGACGGGCAGCGGGCGCGGCTGGAAGCGGCGAGCGCCGTCGACCTCGGCTTCCCGCACGAGTTCCTGGCCCGGCCGATGACCCGCAACGTCATGTTCGGCGACGTCAGGATCGCGCTGCGGCGCTAG